One Verrucomicrobiota bacterium genomic window, GTGTTCCGCGACTTCGTCCTCGGCGACAAGAAGGATCTCAGAGGCCGGCCCAGCGACCTTATCGGGCTGACGAGTTTCACGGCCTTCGTGGCGGACAATTGCCCGCTCACGCTCGACCACGACAACCTGGTGTCTTTCATGAACACCATGGAGACGTCGCGCGGCCAGGAGCCCGGACGCGGCGGCATCGTCTATGTGGACCCCGACGACGGCACGGCCATCGGCGACGCGATCCAGTTCGCCACGCTCCGCTTGGTCAACGCCGAGCAGGAGCTGGAGCAAGCCGCCAAGGCGCGGCCCGGTTACACGATCAAGTCCAAGATCATCATCCTGCTTACCGACGGGGAGGACAACGCGAGCAGCATCACACCCGTGCAAGCAGCGCAGTTCGCCAAGGAGAACGGCATCAAGGTCTACACCATCGCCGTCGTTGAGCCTGGCGGCGCGAGACGCGTTGACGATCCGCTGTTCGGCTCGATTCTGATCGGCGGCCCCCAGCCCGACACGCGCGCGCTCGAGCAGGTCGCGGCGATCACGGGCGGCGTGTTCGGCCGCGCCACGAGCGGCGAATCGCTCAAGCAGATCTACGAGAAGATCGACAAGCTCGAGCGGAGCCGGTTCGAAGAGCACGTCCGCGACTACAACGAGCACTTCGCCGCCTGGTGGGCTGTCCCGCTCGGCTTTGGCCTTCTCATCGTCGAGGTTGTCGCCCGCAACACGCTGTTCCGACGGGTGCCGTAGCGAGGAACGATACGGATGGGTAACGCACCACAGTTCAGATTCGAGCACTGGCAGATGATGTGGCTACTCGTTGTGGTTGCCGGTGTCGTCGCCGTAGTCTGGCTCGGACTCCGGCTCAAGGCGGCCGCGTTGCGCGCATTCGCCCATGTCGACTCGTTGCGCCGCATCGCCGCCTCATCGAGCCGTCCGCGCTGCCTCACCAAGGCCGCGCTCCTCATCGCCGCGCTTGTCTTCGTCGTGCTCGCCCTCATGCGTCCCCAAGGTGCGCCCCGCGAGGTCACCGTTGAGAAGCACGGCCGCGACATCGTCTTCCTCCTCGACATCTCGCGCAGCATGCTCGCCGAGGATCTCAAGCCGAACCGGCTCGACCGCGCCAAGCTCGCAATCGAGGAGATGGTGGACGTCATGGACGGCGACCGAGTGGGCTTGATCGCCTTCGCGGGTCTGCCCGTGCTCAAGTGCCCGCTGACCAACGACTATCACTTCTTCAAGACCGTGCTCAACAGCACCTCGCCCGACGACATCAACCGCGGCGGCACAAACATCGGCGACGCGATCCGATGGGCCGTCAAGCACGTGCTCAAGCCACCCGAGCCCAACGGCGAGCAGATGTCGTCCGATGCATGGGTCGCGCGCGACATCGTGCTCATCACCGACGGCGAGGATCTTGA contains:
- a CDS encoding VWA domain-containing protein; the encoded protein is MRFDLTSLVVAAALFVLTVPLVLFVTLRAQRRPAMRFSSVVRARAAGRSLLWHMRHVPLALRLLALAFLLVGFARPRTPNASTRLFTEGVAIQMVVDRSSSMSQPMNYQGRRQSRFQVVQQVFRDFVLGDKKDLRGRPSDLIGLTSFTAFVADNCPLTLDHDNLVSFMNTMETSRGQEPGRGGIVYVDPDDGTAIGDAIQFATLRLVNAEQELEQAAKARPGYTIKSKIIILLTDGEDNASSITPVQAAQFAKENGIKVYTIAVVEPGGARRVDDPLFGSILIGGPQPDTRALEQVAAITGGVFGRATSGESLKQIYEKIDKLERSRFEEHVRDYNEHFAAWWAVPLGFGLLIVEVVARNTLFRRVP